CCCGGAATATTCCCAAGAACAATCCTGGCAATTAGTAATCAAATCCGGCCTCCATTAGCTGGTGCGCCTCCCAAATTTAACCCACCCGCGGGAGTGGAAAGGGGGGGAGAAAAGCCAGATCTCGCAGAACTGCGGACTGCATCACGACGCATTACGACGCTGCCGTGCCTATTAATCAATATTCTATTAGCAATAGTTTCCGTTCGCCATTTCGATTCATGGCCTACCAAGGTCGCCCGCCGGCCGCTATAAATACGTCGGCCGTGGCGCTCGATCCGACCACACCATCATATTCATATTGCTCTCTCCATACGTACATACTCAGCTCCTCTGGTTCAATTAGATATCTCCGAGGTGCAACAATGGCCGCCAGCAATGACGCAGGCGTGGTGGTCGTCTTCGACTTCGACAAGACCATCATCGACTGCGACAGCGACAACTGGGTCGTCGACGCCCTGGGCGCCAGCCAGCGGTTTGACGAGCTCCTGCTCCACCTCCCATGGAACTCGGCCATCGTAAGCCTCTGTTTCTTCGCATCGTACGTGATGCCTTTTTTGTGTCGCTAATGCACCTGGTAATCGTTCCAATGATTGCTCTGGTCTTAGATATCACTTATGACCCTTTTGCAAACCAAATCTCAGCAGCTGCTGCAGTGCGCATTTCACTCTAAATTGTTTAAAATTTCGTGGAGTGCGCGCGCACGTAACGCAGAAAGGTCGCGATATTTTATGCATGGAATTGTTGCGTTCTTTTTTAAAAGGACGCCATGATGGGCGAGTTGCACTCTCAAGGCAAATCGATGGACGAGATCGCGGGAAGCATCAGGACGGCGCCTCTGTCCCGTCACGTCGTGGCGGCCATCAAGACCGCGCAGGCTCTCGGCTGCGAGCTGCGGATCCTCAGCGACGCCAACGCATTTTTCATCGACACCGTCCTTGCGCACCACGGTCTGGCCGGCTACTTCTCGGAGATCAGCACCAACCCGGCCAGCGTcgacgccggcggccgcctcagAATCACCCCGCACCACGACTTCCGTCACGGCTCTTGTAGCAGCCACGGCTGCGCCCTCGCCACCTGCCCTCCCAACATGTGCAAGGTGACGCACCAGACACTTCGTTGCTACGTAGATTTCGCTCTTTTTTTGCCTGAAATGAAATATTCCATTCATTTTGTCGTGGCAAAAATTCAGGGCAAGGTGATGGAGCAGATGCTGCAAGAActgtcggtggcggcggtggcggggatGAGGAGGCCGAGTAGAGTGGTGTACCTCGGCGACGGCAGGGGCGACTACTGCCCTACCCTAAAGCTGGCCGAGCGAGACTATATGATGCCCAGGAAGGGCTACCCCGTGTGGGACCTCATCGCCGGAGACCGGCGGGCCGTCCGCGCAGACGTGCGCGGGTGGGCCGACTTCAAGGACCTGGAGACGGTGCTGCTGGACATCATACACGAATGCGCCGTGGCTGCCATGGTTGAACAAGACGGTGGAGGTCAGGTGGTGGTGGGCATGGTGGTGCCAGAGTGTTGTGCCCTTCCTGCTCCCAAGGTGGCGATGGCAGTTCTCCCCAAGGCAATTCATGCGTCCAACTGACACGCATCTTTGCCAAACCAAGGACATTTGGCGTCTCCATGGAAGCATGGGAGATACTATAATGGCTTTCC
The sequence above is drawn from the Triticum aestivum cultivar Chinese Spring chromosome 7A, IWGSC CS RefSeq v2.1, whole genome shotgun sequence genome and encodes:
- the LOC123152356 gene encoding inorganic pyrophosphatase 2; this translates as MAASNDAGVVVVFDFDKTIIDCDSDNWVVDALGASQRFDELLLHLPWNSAIDAMMGELHSQGKSMDEIAGSIRTAPLSRHVVAAIKTAQALGCELRILSDANAFFIDTVLAHHGLAGYFSEISTNPASVDAGGRLRITPHHDFRHGSCSSHGCALATCPPNMCKGKVMEQMLQELSVAAVAGMRRPSRVVYLGDGRGDYCPTLKLAERDYMMPRKGYPVWDLIAGDRRAVRADVRGWADFKDLETVLLDIIHECAVAAMVEQDGGGQVVVGMVVPECCALPAPKVAMAVLPKAIHASN